A window from Vulcanimicrobium alpinum encodes these proteins:
- a CDS encoding RsmE family RNA methyltransferase has product MRDRFFVEGVHAVGERVALAADDARKIATVLRKRSGDRAQIVDSGGTAYAATLEVTGRAVTAALDAVIDADGVEPSPAITIAQAVPKGQKMDLVVEKATELGVHAIVPVRSARVIGHDTSAAKVERWRRIARSAAQQSGRTRVPAVADMLDWDALLRTFSAYDRVYVPWEVAEPRPLREVLEPEIATLRSLLVAVGPEGGLSHDEVTRAAAAGAVPVSLGRRILRTETAALVVLAAILYARGEL; this is encoded by the coding sequence ATGCGGGACCGGTTCTTCGTCGAGGGCGTGCACGCGGTCGGCGAGCGGGTGGCGCTCGCCGCGGACGACGCGCGCAAGATCGCGACGGTGCTGCGCAAGCGCAGCGGCGACCGCGCGCAGATCGTCGACTCCGGCGGGACCGCATACGCCGCGACGCTGGAGGTGACGGGCCGCGCCGTCACGGCTGCGCTCGACGCGGTGATCGACGCCGACGGCGTCGAGCCGTCCCCCGCGATCACGATCGCGCAGGCGGTCCCCAAAGGCCAGAAGATGGATCTGGTCGTCGAGAAGGCGACCGAACTCGGCGTCCACGCGATCGTCCCGGTGCGCAGCGCGCGCGTGATCGGACACGACACCAGCGCCGCGAAGGTCGAACGCTGGCGCCGGATCGCGCGTTCGGCCGCGCAGCAGTCGGGACGCACGCGCGTCCCCGCGGTCGCCGACATGCTCGACTGGGACGCGCTCCTGCGGACGTTTTCCGCCTACGATCGCGTGTACGTCCCTTGGGAGGTCGCCGAACCGCGGCCGTTGCGCGAGGTCCTCGAGCCGGAGATCGCGACCCTGCGGTCGCTGCTCGTAGCCGTCGGACCCGAAGGCGGGTTGTCGCACGACGAGGTGACGCGCGCGGCCGCCGCCGGCGCCGTCCCCGTATCGCTCGGGCGGCGGATCCTGCGTACCGAGACCGCCGCGCTCGTCGTGCTCGCCGCGATCCTCTACGCGCGGGGAGAACTCTAA
- a CDS encoding MgtC/SapB family protein: protein MNAAMVQSAIALALAAVLGGVIGFQRQYTQKPAGIRTHALVSLGSCAFATFSVLIPGDTRIAAGVITGVGFLGAGAIVRHGLNTRGLTTAASIWTAAAIGMGVGLGRLAWWPVYMTTVVLTLLVLFMSDDLVMRLLPRRSSLDIRVDTDLNVVALDALAAAIGRCVHSVRIGDDIAITNEGGIRHASAVYSIGLNVDADMVRAIEAIGAIDGVLAVRIEEPVAPPN from the coding sequence ATGAACGCCGCGATGGTGCAATCGGCGATCGCCTTGGCACTCGCCGCCGTGCTCGGCGGGGTGATCGGATTTCAGCGCCAGTACACGCAAAAACCGGCAGGGATCCGCACGCACGCGCTGGTCTCGCTCGGATCGTGTGCGTTCGCGACGTTCTCCGTGCTGATTCCCGGCGATACGCGGATCGCGGCGGGAGTCATCACCGGCGTCGGTTTTCTCGGCGCGGGCGCGATCGTGCGCCACGGACTCAACACGCGCGGGCTGACGACCGCCGCGTCGATCTGGACCGCCGCTGCGATCGGGATGGGCGTGGGTTTGGGCCGTCTTGCCTGGTGGCCGGTCTACATGACGACGGTCGTCCTGACGCTGCTCGTGCTGTTCATGAGCGACGACCTCGTCATGCGACTGTTGCCGCGCCGTTCGTCGCTGGATATTCGCGTCGACACCGATCTCAACGTCGTCGCGCTCGACGCGCTCGCCGCCGCGATCGGCCGATGCGTGCACAGCGTGCGCATCGGCGACGACATCGCGATCACGAATGAAGGCGGGATCCGTCACGCGTCGGCGGTGTACTCGATCGGTCTCAACGTCGACGCCGACATGGTGCGCGCGATCGAGGCGATCGGCGCGATCGACGGCGTCCTGGCGGTCCGCATCGAAGAACCGGTCGCACCGCCGAACTGA
- a CDS encoding DUF962 domain-containing protein codes for MDDAFWLRYLRAHADPRTRALHAAGTLTATAVAAAALAKRDLRLAGAALACGYGPAWFAHAFIERNKPETFSAPFRSLAGDYRMCFAMLTGAIDGELTRAGVSALR; via the coding sequence ATGGACGACGCCTTCTGGCTGCGCTACCTGCGGGCGCACGCCGATCCGCGGACCCGGGCGCTGCACGCGGCCGGAACGCTGACGGCGACCGCGGTCGCCGCCGCCGCGCTGGCGAAGCGCGACCTGCGGCTCGCCGGCGCTGCGCTCGCGTGCGGCTACGGTCCGGCCTGGTTCGCGCATGCGTTCATCGAACGCAACAAGCCCGAGACGTTCAGCGCACCGTTTCGCTCGCTCGCCGGCGACTACCGCATGTGCTTCGCGATGCTTACCGGCGCAATCGACGGAGAACTCACACGCGCAGGCGTCAGCGCGCTGCGCTGA
- a CDS encoding alpha/beta fold hydrolase, with product MITTEQRRVALETGAVTTVECWGDAGPAVLCVHGIGSSRRDFARLGEALAATHRVFAYDQRGHGDHAQHDGPMALDALAADLRAVADSIGTVASVVGHSWGSAVALVGGPKIAKSLVLVDPMIRIAPHTFGRDYVDGMAALLPDDAAAREAAIRDAFAGAHPADRDGKLHAMRALSLETLRRLGADNCVDDGGWDLRERLAALKVPTTILLAGEDSVVAPDDVARISPSVCVRTIAGHGHTLHRTAFDVFVEAVTSSVPA from the coding sequence ATGATCACGACAGAACAGCGGCGCGTCGCCCTCGAAACCGGCGCCGTCACGACCGTCGAATGCTGGGGCGATGCCGGCCCCGCCGTGCTGTGCGTGCACGGGATCGGCTCGTCGCGGCGCGATTTCGCGCGGCTCGGCGAAGCGCTCGCCGCAACGCACCGCGTGTTCGCGTACGATCAGCGCGGACACGGCGATCACGCGCAACACGACGGCCCGATGGCGCTCGACGCGCTCGCCGCCGATCTGCGCGCCGTCGCCGACAGCATCGGGACGGTTGCGTCGGTCGTCGGCCACTCGTGGGGCAGCGCGGTGGCGCTCGTCGGCGGCCCGAAGATCGCGAAGTCGCTCGTGCTCGTCGACCCGATGATTCGCATCGCGCCGCACACGTTCGGGCGCGACTACGTCGACGGCATGGCAGCACTGCTGCCGGATGACGCCGCCGCACGCGAGGCGGCGATTCGCGACGCGTTCGCCGGTGCGCATCCCGCCGACCGCGACGGCAAACTGCACGCGATGCGCGCGCTGTCGCTCGAGACGCTGCGCCGGCTCGGCGCCGACAACTGCGTCGACGACGGCGGCTGGGATCTGCGCGAACGCCTCGCCGCGCTCAAAGTACCGACGACGATTCTGCTCGCCGGGGAAGACTCGGTCGTCGCCCCCGACGACGTCGCGCGCATTTCACCGTCGGTTTGCGTACGCACGATCGCAGGTCACGGCCACACGCTCCACCGCACCGCGTTCGACGTCTTCGTCGAAGCAGTCACCTCGTCGGTCCCCGCCTAA
- a CDS encoding zinc-binding dehydrogenase — MHAVVVDAAAPGRLTLTDVPAPAPQPSEALVRVAAVSLNLGEVRRVRNAADGWRPGWDFAGTVERAAADGSGPHAGARVVGMLGEGAWAERIAAPVRNLAVLPASLSFERASTLPIAGLTALYALEKRGGLLGRRVLITGASGGVGIFAAQLARLAGASVTALVHRGEKRAVVEPFADTVVVGDGAGCAHETGPFDLILESVGGDVFAGALRELAPDGMLVTFGTSAQRESTIEVASFYARGGASIYGFIIFHELERTPAGEGLARLAALLDGGALQVHVDDVLPVARIGEAADRLWDRAVSGKLVVTFA; from the coding sequence ATGCATGCCGTCGTCGTCGACGCGGCGGCGCCGGGCCGTCTGACCCTGACCGACGTCCCCGCGCCCGCGCCGCAGCCGTCCGAAGCGCTGGTGCGCGTCGCCGCCGTCAGCCTGAATCTCGGCGAGGTGCGCCGCGTGCGCAATGCGGCCGACGGCTGGCGGCCGGGATGGGATTTCGCGGGAACGGTCGAGCGCGCCGCCGCCGACGGGAGCGGGCCGCACGCCGGCGCACGCGTCGTCGGGATGCTCGGCGAGGGCGCGTGGGCGGAACGCATCGCTGCGCCGGTGCGCAACCTCGCGGTGCTGCCGGCATCGCTTTCCTTCGAGCGCGCGTCGACGCTGCCGATCGCCGGACTCACCGCGCTCTACGCGCTCGAGAAGCGCGGCGGCCTGCTGGGGCGACGCGTGCTGATTACGGGCGCGTCGGGCGGCGTCGGGATCTTCGCGGCCCAGCTGGCGCGCCTGGCGGGTGCGTCCGTCACGGCGCTGGTGCACCGCGGCGAGAAGCGCGCCGTCGTCGAACCGTTCGCCGATACGGTCGTCGTCGGCGACGGCGCCGGGTGCGCGCACGAAACCGGGCCGTTCGATCTGATCTTGGAATCCGTCGGCGGCGACGTCTTCGCCGGCGCGCTGCGCGAGCTCGCGCCCGACGGGATGCTCGTCACGTTCGGCACGTCGGCACAGCGCGAGAGCACGATCGAAGTGGCATCGTTCTACGCGCGCGGCGGCGCGTCGATCTACGGTTTCATCATCTTTCACGAACTCGAGCGCACGCCCGCGGGCGAAGGATTGGCGCGGCTCGCCGCGCTGCTCGACGGCGGCGCGCTGCAGGTGCACGTCGACGACGTGCTCCCCGTCGCGCGGATCGGCGAGGCCGCCGATCGCTTGTGGGATCGCGCCGTCTCGGGCAAACTCGTGGTGACGTTCGCATGA